A genome region from Streptomyces sp. NBC_01296 includes the following:
- the rpmH gene encoding 50S ribosomal protein L34, translated as MSKRTFQPNNRRRAKTHGFRLRMRTRAGRAILANRRGKGRAALSA; from the coding sequence GTGAGCAAGCGCACCTTCCAGCCGAACAACCGCCGTCGTGCCAAGACCCACGGCTTCCGCCTGCGGATGCGTACCCGTGCCGGTCGCGCGATCCTCGCGAACCGCCGTGGCAAGGGCCGCGCCGCCCTTTCCGCGTAA
- the rnpA gene encoding ribonuclease P protein component, with amino-acid sequence MLSPENRLRRREDFASAVRRGRRAGRPLLVVHLRTSGATDPHEPGEIDPSTRAGFVVSKAVGGAVVRNRVKRRLRHLVRERLSQLPAGSLVVVRALPGAGDAGVDELARDLDAALSRLLGGVAR; translated from the coding sequence GTGCTGTCTCCCGAGAATCGGCTGAGGCGGCGCGAGGACTTCGCGAGCGCGGTACGTCGAGGTCGCCGGGCTGGTCGCCCGCTCCTCGTCGTCCACCTACGTACAAGCGGTGCAACGGACCCGCACGAGCCGGGGGAGATCGATCCCTCGACGCGTGCGGGTTTCGTCGTCAGCAAGGCCGTGGGTGGCGCCGTCGTCCGTAACCGGGTGAAGCGCCGTTTGCGCCATCTTGTCCGCGAGCGGCTGTCCCAGCTGCCCGCCGGTAGCCTGGTGGTGGTACGGGCATTGCCCGGCGCGGGTGATGCCGGTGTCGACGAACTGGCCCGGGACCTGGATGCCGCCCTGTCGCGGCTCCTGGGAGGCGTGGCTCGATGA
- the yidD gene encoding membrane protein insertion efficiency factor YidD — MKYPLLALIKLYQWTISPLLGPVCRYYPSCSHYGFTAIDRHGAVKGTVLTGWRILRCNPWSAGGVDHVPPRKRPRWHEQLRSALRRSRNAQGA; from the coding sequence ATGAAGTACCCGCTGCTCGCATTGATCAAGCTGTACCAGTGGACGATCAGTCCGCTGCTCGGGCCGGTGTGCCGCTATTACCCCTCGTGCTCGCACTACGGGTTCACGGCCATCGACCGGCATGGTGCGGTGAAGGGGACGGTTCTGACCGGCTGGCGGATCCTGCGGTGCAATCCGTGGTCCGCCGGTGGTGTCGATCATGTCCCACCCCGTAAACGCCCGCGTTGGCACGAGCAGCTGCGCAGTGCGTTGCGTAGATCTCGCAATGCTCAAGGAGCCTGA
- the yidC gene encoding membrane protein insertase YidC: MDTIASLFSFITTPVSWVIVQFHSLYGAIFGPDSGWAWGLSIVSLVVLIRICLIPLFVKQIKATRGMQALQPKMKAIQERYKNDKQRQSEEMMKLYKETGTNPLSSCLPILAQSPFFFALYHVLSAIANGQTIGVINQQLLESARQAHIFGAPLAAKFTDSEEKVAALGASLMDVRIVTAVMIVMMSLSQFYTQRQLMQKNVDLSVKTPFMQQQKMLMYIFPLIFAFMGINFPVGVLVYWLTTNVWTMGQQMYVINQNPTPGSKAQDQYLTRLLKHVTTHGDVKGRGKKKIVAAIVAKGPDRNDNERKFIAALTKQGLAAQADGSVIKSVEATADSDAASGTAAKRQQPKRQSKSQRQTPPKPSSKK; encoded by the coding sequence GTGGACACGATTGCCAGTCTGTTCAGCTTTATCACCACGCCCGTCTCGTGGGTCATCGTCCAGTTCCACAGTCTGTACGGCGCGATCTTCGGCCCGGACAGCGGTTGGGCCTGGGGCTTGTCCATCGTGTCCCTGGTGGTCTTGATCCGCATCTGCCTGATCCCGCTCTTCGTGAAGCAGATCAAGGCGACGCGTGGCATGCAGGCGCTCCAGCCGAAGATGAAGGCGATCCAGGAGCGCTACAAGAACGACAAGCAGCGCCAGTCCGAAGAGATGATGAAGCTGTACAAGGAGACGGGTACCAACCCGCTCTCCTCGTGCCTGCCCATCCTGGCGCAGTCCCCGTTCTTCTTCGCGCTGTACCACGTGCTCTCGGCCATCGCCAACGGCCAGACCATCGGCGTCATCAACCAGCAGCTGCTGGAGAGCGCCCGTCAGGCGCACATCTTCGGCGCCCCGCTGGCCGCGAAGTTCACGGACAGCGAGGAGAAGGTCGCCGCGCTCGGCGCTTCCCTGATGGACGTCCGGATCGTGACCGCGGTCATGATCGTCATGATGTCGCTGTCGCAGTTCTACACCCAGCGTCAGCTGATGCAGAAGAACGTCGACCTCTCGGTCAAGACGCCGTTCATGCAGCAGCAGAAGATGCTGATGTACATCTTCCCGCTGATCTTCGCCTTCATGGGCATCAACTTCCCCGTGGGTGTCCTCGTCTACTGGCTGACCACGAACGTGTGGACCATGGGCCAGCAGATGTACGTGATCAACCAGAACCCGACGCCCGGCAGCAAGGCCCAGGACCAGTACCTGACCCGTCTGCTGAAGCACGTCACCACGCACGGCGATGTGAAGGGCCGGGGCAAGAAGAAGATCGTCGCGGCGATCGTGGCCAAGGGCCCGGACCGCAACGACAACGAGCGCAAGTTCATCGCGGCTCTCACGAAGCAGGGTCTGGCTGCCCAGGCGGACGGGTCTGTGATCAAGAGTGTCGAGGCCACGGCCGATTCGGACGCGGCGAGCGGCACTGCCGCCAAGCGCCAGCAGCCGAAGCGGCAGTCGAAATCGCAGCGCCAGACGCCCCCCAAGCCCTCTTCCAAGAAGTAA
- a CDS encoding Jag family protein, which produces MTEGTTTAAAESGDTLTRLEQEGEIAADYLEGLLDIADLDGDIDMDVEADRAAVSIVSDSASRDLQKLVGRDGEVLEALQELTRLAVHRETGDRSRLMLDIAGFRAKKREELAALGAQAAADVKASGEPLKLAPMTPFERKVVHDAVAAAGLKSESEGEEPQRFVVVLPA; this is translated from the coding sequence GTGACGGAAGGCACCACCACCGCCGCCGCTGAGAGTGGCGACACCCTGACCCGCCTCGAGCAGGAGGGCGAGATCGCGGCCGACTACCTCGAGGGTCTGCTGGACATCGCCGACCTGGACGGGGACATCGACATGGACGTCGAGGCCGACCGGGCCGCGGTGTCGATCGTCAGCGACTCGGCCAGCCGTGATCTGCAGAAGCTCGTGGGCCGCGACGGTGAGGTCCTGGAGGCCCTGCAGGAGCTCACCCGCCTTGCCGTGCACCGGGAGACCGGGGACCGCAGCCGGCTGATGCTGGACATCGCCGGGTTCCGTGCGAAGAAGCGCGAGGAGCTGGCGGCGCTGGGCGCCCAGGCGGCCGCGGACGTGAAGGCGTCCGGCGAGCCGCTGAAGCTGGCCCCGATGACGCCCTTCGAGCGGAAGGTCGTTCACGACGCCGTGGCGGCTGCCGGTCTGAAGAGCGAGTCGGAGGGCGAGGAGCCGCAGCGCTTCGTCGTCGTGCTGCCGGCCTGA
- the rsmG gene encoding 16S rRNA (guanine(527)-N(7))-methyltransferase RsmG → MTEAAELPPAPEEARAVFGEFFPEAVRYAELLADAGVKRGLIGPREVPRLWERHLLNCAVLSEVVPEGVTVCDVGSGAGLPGIPLALVRRDLKITLLEPLLRRTTFLQEAVELLGLDHVTVVRGRAEEVLGKVQPVHVVTARAVAPLDRLAGWGVPLLRPYGEMLALKGDTAEEELVAAKVALAKLGVVKTSVLHVGEGVVDPMSTVVRVEVGESPGGVRFAAKRAKAARTSRTRRRR, encoded by the coding sequence GTGACGGAGGCAGCGGAGCTTCCCCCGGCGCCCGAAGAGGCGCGCGCGGTGTTCGGCGAGTTTTTCCCGGAAGCTGTGCGGTATGCGGAGCTGCTGGCGGATGCGGGGGTCAAGCGCGGCCTGATCGGCCCGCGTGAGGTGCCACGGCTGTGGGAGCGGCACCTGCTGAACTGCGCGGTGCTCTCGGAGGTGGTGCCCGAGGGCGTCACCGTGTGCGATGTCGGCTCGGGTGCCGGCCTGCCCGGTATCCCGTTGGCTCTGGTGCGGCGCGATCTGAAGATCACGCTGCTGGAGCCGCTGCTGCGGCGTACGACCTTCCTGCAGGAGGCCGTGGAGCTGCTCGGCCTGGACCACGTCACGGTGGTGCGCGGCCGGGCCGAGGAGGTTCTGGGCAAGGTGCAGCCGGTGCATGTGGTGACGGCGCGTGCCGTGGCTCCGTTGGACCGCCTGGCGGGCTGGGGCGTGCCCCTGCTGCGTCCGTACGGGGAGATGCTGGCCCTGAAGGGCGACACTGCCGAGGAGGAGCTGGTGGCGGCGAAGGTCGCGCTGGCGAAGCTGGGTGTGGTGAAGACCTCGGTGCTGCACGTGGGCGAGGGTGTGGTGGATCCCATGTCGACGGTGGTCCGGGTAGAGGTCGGAGAAAGCCCCGGTGGGGTGAGGTTCGCGGCCAAGCGGGCTAAGGCCGCTCGCACCAGCCGGACGCGTCGGCGTCGCTGA
- a CDS encoding ParA family protein, translating to MAGSVHREPDVEESDTVRSDANLAGPMADPVPGPRSESAGEDVSRETSSPLVDNDTPIGRAAQLAVEALGRAGEGLPRPEQTRVIVVANQKGGVGKTTTTVNLAASLALHGARVLVVDLDPQGNASTALGIDHHADVPSIYDVLVDSRPLLEVVQPVVDVEGLFCAPATIDLAGAEIELVSLVARESRLQRAIQAYEQPLDYILIDCPPSLGLLTVNALVAGAEVLIPIQCEYYALEGLGQLLRNVDLVRAHLNPTLHVSTILLTMYDGRTRLASQVAEEVRTHFGKEVLRTSIPRSVRISEAPSYGQTVLTYDPGSSGSLSYLEAAREIALRGAGISYDAQHAHLGAGMNSTQSVAEGIQ from the coding sequence ATGGCAGGCTCTGTTCATCGCGAGCCTGATGTCGAGGAGAGTGACACCGTGCGGTCCGACGCCAACCTCGCGGGGCCGATGGCCGATCCGGTCCCCGGTCCCCGCTCTGAATCGGCGGGCGAGGATGTTTCACGTGAAACATCGTCGCCCCTTGTAGACAACGACACGCCCATCGGCCGTGCCGCCCAGCTGGCGGTCGAGGCGCTGGGGCGCGCCGGCGAGGGGCTGCCCCGCCCCGAGCAGACGCGGGTCATCGTGGTGGCCAACCAGAAGGGCGGCGTGGGCAAGACCACGACGACCGTGAACCTGGCGGCCTCGCTGGCTCTGCACGGTGCGCGGGTCCTCGTGGTCGACCTCGACCCCCAGGGCAACGCCTCCACGGCGCTCGGTATCGACCACCACGCGGATGTGCCCTCGATCTACGACGTGCTCGTGGACAGCCGGCCGCTGCTGGAGGTCGTCCAGCCGGTGGTGGACGTGGAGGGGCTCTTCTGTGCTCCGGCCACGATCGACCTGGCGGGTGCGGAGATCGAGCTGGTGTCGCTGGTGGCTCGGGAGAGCCGGCTGCAGCGGGCCATCCAGGCGTACGAGCAGCCGCTCGACTACATCCTGATCGACTGCCCGCCCTCGCTGGGGCTGCTGACGGTGAACGCGCTGGTGGCCGGCGCCGAGGTACTGATCCCGATCCAGTGCGAGTACTACGCGCTGGAGGGGCTGGGTCAGCTGCTGCGCAACGTCGACCTGGTGCGGGCCCACCTGAACCCCACGCTGCATGTCTCGACGATCCTGCTGACGATGTACGACGGCAGGACCCGGCTGGCCTCGCAGGTGGCGGAGGAGGTGCGCACCCACTTCGGCAAGGAGGTGCTGCGCACGAGCATCCCGCGGTCGGTGCGTATTTCGGAGGCGCCGAGCTACGGCCAGACGGTGCTCACCTACGATCCGGGTTCCAGCGGTTCTCTCTCCTACCTGGAAGCGGCGCGTGAGATCGCGCTGCGGGGGGCCGGAATTTCGTACGACGCCCAGCACGCCCATCTGGGCGCGGGCATGAACAGCACGCAGAGTGTGGCGGAGGGGATCCAGTGA